A genome region from Fervidobacterium changbaicum includes the following:
- the rplM gene encoding 50S ribosomal protein L13: MARPLPIQKTTFPKVERKWYLVDAADKPLGRLATRIALLLQGKNEPTWSPHLDNGNFVVVINAEKVKLTGKKVKQKVYYHHSGYPGGLKSQTAEQILESHPERLIELAVKRMLPKTTLGRHQFKRLKVYTGEHHPHEAQKPEKVELL, encoded by the coding sequence ATGGCAAGGCCATTACCCATACAGAAAACCACATTTCCAAAAGTAGAAAGAAAATGGTATCTTGTCGATGCCGCAGACAAGCCACTTGGCAGGCTTGCAACCAGAATTGCCCTTTTGCTCCAGGGCAAGAACGAACCCACGTGGTCACCACACCTCGATAACGGCAATTTTGTGGTTGTGATAAATGCAGAAAAGGTGAAACTCACAGGTAAGAAAGTGAAACAAAAAGTCTACTACCACCACTCTGGATACCCCGGTGGTCTCAAATCCCAGACCGCAGAACAGATACTCGAAAGCCACCCAGAGAGGCTCATCGAACTTGCGGTTAAGAGGATGCTTCCAAAAACAACGCTTGGTAGACACCAATTCAAGAGATTGAAAGTGTACACCGGCGAGCATCATCCACACGAAGCGCAAAAACCTGAGAAGGTAGAACTTCTCTGA
- the rpmA gene encoding 50S ribosomal protein L27: MRINIQLFAKASGAGRNGRDSNPKYLGFKKYDGEKVIAGNIILRQRGTKFWPGQNVGMGRDFTLFALKDGVVKIIERNNRRYVTVVEE; encoded by the coding sequence ATGCGCATTAATATACAACTGTTCGCAAAAGCCAGTGGCGCAGGTAGAAACGGAAGGGACAGCAATCCAAAGTACTTGGGATTCAAAAAATACGACGGTGAAAAAGTTATCGCAGGCAACATCATACTCAGACAAAGAGGCACAAAATTCTGGCCAGGTCAGAACGTCGGTATGGGTAGAGACTTCACGCTCTTTGCCCTCAAAGATGGAGTAGTGAAGATAATAGAAAGGAACAACAGAAGGTACGTCACAGTTGTTGAAGAATAA
- the rpsI gene encoding 30S ribosomal protein S9 gives MADIYMGTGRRKTSTARVYLRPGTGKIEINDKVYNDFNEYFENKVWTMHAIEPLKVTGLEGTFDIQIRVEGGGKNGQAGAVRLGLARALVAFNPDLRKTLRDRGFLTRDPRMVERKKYGLKKARRAPQFSKR, from the coding sequence ATGGCTGACATCTACATGGGCACAGGTAGGAGGAAGACTTCAACCGCCAGAGTTTACCTCAGACCAGGAACAGGAAAAATAGAGATCAACGACAAAGTCTACAACGACTTCAATGAGTACTTTGAGAATAAAGTATGGACAATGCACGCAATTGAACCACTCAAAGTCACAGGCCTTGAGGGCACGTTCGATATTCAAATCAGAGTTGAAGGTGGCGGTAAGAACGGACAAGCCGGCGCTGTCAGGCTCGGTCTTGCAAGGGCACTTGTTGCATTCAATCCTGACCTTAGAAAGACACTCAGGGACAGAGGATTCCTCACAAGAGACCCAAGAATGGTCGAAAGAAAGAAATACGGTCTCAAGAAAGCAAGAAGGGCTCCACAATTCTCCAAGCGTTAA
- a CDS encoding fibronectin type III domain-containing protein: MFGKFKTSTLLLCSYVLILVFLSACVTPQKSGPELLEPKNNAQSVPFNNTTLLFGTPSDGEYEVIVKEADTNAEVFRQVVNGGQNISVVVPKGRLKPDTKYKWYVRRKGNDSGASSMWYFTTKKNSLPSVYGLKPDKTEGHPFGALALTWNANDPDDDTLTFVVRVFEVGKDVPVYETTSATNSAVVKDLKQLTNYRWTVEAIDPWGAKSGVSEATFKTKQNEPPDRIDLMNPKNGEANVKFNNLLLKWQAYDRDYEDLKFTVTLKASGAESQALLSNSTLTEYKVTGLSPSTLYTLTITAVDKYGETRTESFQFTTKVNTPPTKPELTNPANNARVNFVSAKQITFTWTNATDPDEDDVDYEFVLVSGSQIVHKRSAVLSNSYTIDVNSLLDVGKTYTWYVAAKDRHGGRTESDRFTFETYRNTPPSVPTSPYPANGARNLPNRIERFSWDCSDPDGDALKFELYIGESPDNLKLEASNLTTKTYSTSRLFDFGKTYYWKVVVSDGYNPPVEGPVWSFTITDEDRPPTAPVLLSPSNGANGISFNNITLRWRASTDKETALDRLVYLVYFGKADNMELVATVTGKTDDEIFHTISSVAPATTYYWRVEVKDSFGNYAYSTTWSLKTKPNEAPNIPLNPNPADGSQVPVSGVPTTVTLSWDCSDPDGDSLTYEVYINTSDDFSSVTPYTTTNKSVVVPINVLGKYYWYVVARDRHGEETKSKTWEFEVRSQ, translated from the coding sequence ATGTTTGGTAAGTTCAAAACTTCAACTTTGCTTTTATGCTCCTACGTCCTTATTTTGGTCTTCTTAAGTGCTTGTGTAACACCTCAAAAGAGTGGTCCCGAATTGTTGGAACCTAAAAACAACGCGCAGAGCGTCCCGTTCAATAATACCACGCTGCTTTTTGGTACACCGAGTGACGGAGAGTACGAAGTGATCGTCAAAGAAGCAGATACAAACGCCGAGGTTTTTAGGCAAGTGGTGAACGGAGGGCAAAACATTTCGGTTGTGGTTCCAAAAGGAAGGCTCAAACCCGACACGAAGTACAAGTGGTACGTTAGGCGCAAAGGCAACGATTCCGGAGCAAGTTCGATGTGGTATTTCACCACAAAGAAGAATTCTCTACCGAGTGTGTATGGATTGAAACCTGACAAGACCGAAGGACATCCATTCGGCGCACTTGCTCTGACTTGGAATGCCAACGATCCAGACGATGATACGCTGACGTTTGTTGTAAGGGTTTTTGAGGTTGGAAAAGATGTACCTGTTTACGAGACGACCAGCGCAACAAATTCGGCTGTTGTTAAGGACTTGAAACAGCTGACAAATTACCGCTGGACCGTTGAGGCAATTGACCCATGGGGCGCGAAAAGTGGGGTTTCTGAAGCAACCTTCAAAACCAAGCAGAACGAACCGCCCGACAGGATAGATTTAATGAACCCTAAGAACGGCGAAGCGAATGTGAAGTTCAATAATTTGTTGTTGAAATGGCAGGCCTACGACAGAGATTACGAAGACCTGAAGTTTACCGTGACACTCAAGGCGAGTGGTGCCGAGAGCCAAGCACTGCTTTCTAATTCCACTCTCACTGAGTACAAAGTCACAGGACTCAGTCCAAGTACGTTGTACACGTTAACTATTACGGCGGTGGATAAATACGGTGAAACACGAACCGAGAGTTTTCAGTTCACAACGAAGGTTAATACCCCACCAACCAAGCCTGAGTTAACCAATCCGGCAAATAATGCAAGGGTGAATTTCGTCAGTGCTAAGCAGATCACCTTTACGTGGACAAACGCTACAGACCCAGACGAAGATGACGTGGATTACGAGTTCGTTCTGGTTTCAGGTTCGCAGATAGTGCACAAAAGAAGTGCTGTGCTTTCAAATAGTTATACAATCGATGTAAATAGTCTGCTCGATGTTGGAAAAACTTACACGTGGTACGTTGCAGCGAAAGATAGGCACGGGGGCAGAACGGAAAGTGACAGGTTTACGTTTGAGACCTACAGAAATACTCCGCCAAGTGTTCCTACATCGCCCTATCCGGCTAACGGTGCGCGCAATCTTCCAAATAGGATCGAGCGTTTTTCTTGGGATTGTTCGGATCCCGATGGTGATGCCCTGAAATTTGAATTGTACATAGGTGAGAGCCCTGACAATTTGAAGCTTGAAGCCAGTAATTTGACAACAAAAACCTACAGCACGTCCAGACTTTTTGATTTTGGGAAGACGTACTATTGGAAAGTGGTTGTAAGCGATGGGTATAACCCACCGGTGGAAGGGCCAGTCTGGAGCTTCACGATAACAGACGAGGATAGGCCACCAACAGCACCTGTACTGTTGTCGCCGTCGAATGGAGCGAATGGGATTTCGTTTAACAACATCACACTCAGATGGAGGGCTAGCACAGATAAAGAAACCGCACTGGATAGGCTTGTGTACTTAGTGTACTTTGGTAAAGCCGATAACATGGAACTGGTTGCCACGGTGACTGGTAAGACAGATGATGAGATCTTCCATACGATCAGTTCAGTTGCACCTGCTACGACGTACTACTGGAGGGTGGAAGTGAAAGATTCGTTCGGTAACTACGCCTACAGCACCACATGGAGTCTCAAAACAAAGCCCAACGAGGCACCTAACATACCACTAAATCCAAACCCAGCTGATGGCAGTCAGGTTCCCGTTTCAGGTGTGCCCACAACGGTTACTCTGAGCTGGGATTGTTCGGATCCTGACGGAGATAGTCTAACGTACGAGGTTTATATAAATACCAGCGATGATTTCTCGTCGGTCACACCCTATACGACAACTAATAAATCTGTGGTTGTACCAATCAACGTCCTTGGAAAGTACTACTGGTACGTTGTGGCAAGAGATAGGCACGGTGAAGAGACAAAGAGCAAGACTTGGGAATTTGAGGTGAGGTCTCAATAG
- the rpoD gene encoding RNA polymerase sigma factor RpoD, protein MSKTAVKDNTELQKKLEKLIELGKRKGYITYDDIDRTFPPGESDVVDGNLDFVYETLEKNKIEIRDTTDFASMEEELKHYLSEGPEVFDSTEPKDLIKMYLRDIGKIRLLTPSEERRLAQRAQMGDKKAKEELIISNLRLVVSMAKRYLGKGLSFLDLIQEGSLGLIKAVEKFDWSKGYKFSTYATWWIRQAITRAIADQARTIRVPVHMVETINKIQKIKREYMQEHGEEPPLEYIAEQVGKPVEKIEEILQSTPEILSLETPVGEEEDSSMADFVADESVGSPKKEAIRTLMKEEIDKLLETLNDREKMVLKMRYGILDGKPKTLEEVGQYFGVTRERIRQIEVKALRKLRHPSRSRYLRLLQKLAEED, encoded by the coding sequence ATGTCAAAAACAGCGGTAAAAGACAACACAGAACTCCAGAAAAAGCTCGAAAAACTCATCGAACTCGGCAAAAGAAAAGGCTACATCACCTACGATGACATCGACCGCACCTTCCCGCCGGGAGAAAGCGATGTGGTTGACGGAAATCTGGATTTTGTTTACGAAACACTTGAGAAGAACAAAATAGAGATTAGAGATACAACCGACTTTGCCAGCATGGAAGAAGAGCTCAAGCACTACCTAAGCGAAGGACCTGAGGTTTTTGATAGCACCGAGCCGAAAGACCTGATAAAGATGTACCTGCGCGATATAGGAAAAATTAGGCTCCTTACACCATCCGAAGAACGAAGACTGGCGCAGAGAGCTCAGATGGGAGATAAGAAAGCGAAAGAAGAACTCATTATATCAAACCTCAGACTTGTTGTCAGCATGGCGAAAAGATACCTTGGAAAAGGCCTTTCGTTCTTAGATCTCATCCAAGAAGGCAGCTTGGGTCTAATCAAGGCGGTTGAAAAATTCGACTGGTCGAAAGGTTACAAATTCTCCACCTACGCAACATGGTGGATAAGACAAGCAATCACAAGGGCGATCGCAGACCAGGCAAGAACGATCAGAGTTCCGGTCCACATGGTGGAAACGATAAACAAGATACAAAAAATCAAAAGAGAATACATGCAAGAACACGGTGAAGAACCACCACTGGAATACATCGCAGAGCAGGTTGGAAAACCGGTTGAAAAAATAGAGGAAATCTTGCAATCAACTCCTGAAATACTCTCTTTGGAAACACCTGTAGGCGAAGAAGAAGACTCTTCTATGGCTGATTTTGTTGCCGACGAATCCGTTGGTTCACCTAAGAAAGAAGCAATAAGAACGCTCATGAAAGAAGAAATCGATAAATTATTGGAAACACTCAACGACAGAGAAAAGATGGTTTTAAAAATGAGGTACGGTATACTCGATGGGAAGCCCAAAACACTTGAAGAAGTAGGTCAGTACTTCGGTGTCACTCGTGAAAGGATAAGGCAGATAGAAGTCAAAGCGCTAAGAAAACTCAGACATCCTTCACGTAGCAGATACTTAAGGTTACTCCAGAAACTCGCCGAAGAAGACTAA
- a CDS encoding ECF transporter S component: MKKNSAVRIATIGIMSALATGLMFLEFPIFPSVNFLKFDPSDILPLLAGFIFGPIDGILVLLIKDILFFLLKSGDIVGIAMNFAAGASFLLPAIYIYRIRENRAFEIIGYVVGVVVVAGVMTVLNMIVVPLYWKIPLQETLKYLPIIAAFNAIKFSIDAVVTSLIRERIARIFEN, encoded by the coding sequence ATGAAGAAGAATTCTGCAGTTAGAATAGCAACGATCGGAATAATGTCAGCCCTTGCAACAGGCTTGATGTTTTTGGAATTTCCCATATTTCCATCTGTCAATTTCCTAAAATTCGATCCAAGCGACATACTCCCATTACTTGCAGGATTCATCTTCGGACCAATTGACGGGATATTGGTGCTGCTGATAAAAGACATACTCTTCTTCTTACTAAAATCCGGCGACATCGTGGGCATTGCGATGAATTTTGCAGCAGGTGCATCTTTCTTACTACCAGCTATCTACATATACCGAATCAGGGAGAACAGAGCGTTTGAAATAATCGGCTACGTCGTCGGTGTGGTCGTAGTTGCAGGCGTCATGACCGTACTCAACATGATTGTTGTACCGTTGTACTGGAAGATCCCGTTGCAGGAAACTTTGAAGTATCTTCCGATTATCGCTGCTTTTAATGCGATAAAGTTTTCAATCGATGCGGTTGTAACAAGCTTAATCAGAGAACGAATAGCGAGAATTTTTGAAAATTAA
- a CDS encoding nucleotide sugar dehydrogenase, translated as MSLYEKILSKEAVVGVIGMGYVGLPLAVEKARAGYKVIGFDIQQKRVDMINRGENYIGDVDNNELRELVQARRLRATTDFDELRNCDVISICVPTPLDKFKQPDLSYITNSASEIKRRLRKGQLVVLESTTYPGTTEEVVLPILQETGLKVGQDFYLAFSPERVDPGNPRYKTRNTPKVVGGVTPECTKHAVALYENVLEAGVFPVSSPRAAEMTKILENTFRLVNIALVQEMTKVAEKMRINIWEVIDAAATKPFGYMPFYPGPGIGGHCIPIDPFYLVYKAKEYDLHMMLVEVAGEISDGMPYYVVDRLTDILNERKQCLNGRNILLLGVTYKGNIDDLRESPALKVIEILEKKKANVFYYDPFVPEFTHNGKHYKRIELTEENLRTMDGAIVTSGHTIGIDYEFVAKHVPFVFDTKNVTKGKYENVILL; from the coding sequence ATGAGTTTGTACGAGAAGATACTGAGCAAGGAAGCGGTAGTTGGCGTGATTGGAATGGGGTATGTTGGACTGCCTTTGGCTGTTGAAAAGGCACGAGCTGGGTACAAGGTTATCGGATTTGATATCCAGCAAAAGCGCGTTGATATGATCAATAGAGGAGAGAACTACATAGGGGATGTGGATAACAACGAGTTGAGAGAACTTGTTCAGGCCAGAAGATTGCGCGCAACGACGGATTTCGATGAGCTCAGAAATTGCGATGTGATCAGTATATGTGTCCCAACACCGCTTGATAAGTTCAAGCAGCCGGATTTGAGTTATATAACCAACAGTGCAAGTGAGATAAAAAGGCGCTTAAGGAAAGGACAGTTGGTGGTGCTCGAAAGTACAACATATCCTGGCACAACAGAAGAGGTGGTGCTCCCCATCTTGCAGGAAACAGGACTAAAGGTGGGGCAGGATTTCTATTTGGCGTTCAGCCCAGAGAGGGTCGATCCGGGCAATCCAAGGTACAAAACAAGAAACACACCTAAGGTAGTTGGTGGGGTCACACCGGAATGTACAAAGCACGCTGTTGCGCTGTATGAGAACGTGCTTGAAGCAGGCGTCTTTCCTGTATCCTCGCCAAGGGCTGCGGAGATGACGAAGATTTTGGAAAACACGTTCAGGCTCGTGAATATCGCGCTCGTTCAGGAGATGACAAAAGTTGCCGAAAAGATGAGGATAAATATCTGGGAGGTTATCGATGCAGCAGCGACGAAGCCGTTCGGTTACATGCCATTCTACCCAGGACCTGGGATAGGTGGGCACTGTATACCAATTGACCCGTTCTATCTGGTGTACAAGGCGAAAGAGTACGACCTGCACATGATGCTCGTTGAGGTAGCAGGCGAGATTTCCGACGGTATGCCGTACTATGTGGTTGACAGGCTTACAGATATCCTCAACGAAAGGAAACAGTGCTTGAACGGAAGAAACATTTTGCTGCTCGGTGTGACGTACAAGGGGAATATAGACGATTTGAGGGAAAGCCCGGCATTGAAGGTTATTGAGATTCTTGAGAAAAAGAAAGCAAATGTCTTCTACTACGACCCGTTCGTTCCGGAATTCACACACAACGGAAAGCACTACAAGAGAATTGAGTTAACTGAGGAAAATTTAAGAACGATGGACGGAGCGATAGTAACTTCCGGGCATACGATAGGCATCGATTACGAATTTGTTGCAAAGCACGTACCGTTTGTGTTCGATACAAAGAACGTAACGAAAGGAAAGTACGAAAATGTGATTTTGCTCTGA
- the dnaG gene encoding DNA primase, producing the protein MIPKDIIEKIREKNDIVEVISEYVNLQKVGSNYRGLCPFHLETTPSFYVSPQKGIYHCFGCGASGDVIKFVQEIENISYVEAVRKLGERVGIAVSYTQEDEIRNKYYTFYKELHQLYKSKLNQSTVAFEYLKKRGFDAREISLYEFGFSPSDSKLPQQVAQKLRLSKDEIEKFGFSNTDPFAGRLIIPITDDFGRVIAFGGRLIGEGVPKYLNSQDTLLFKKSSTFYMLSFAKEHIKEVDYVIICEGYFDALAFHRAGIKNAVATLGTALTKLHIYKLKKLTTNIVLAYDSDSAGIKAALRSLEMLIPEGFNVVIASFEEAKDADETYSKFGTKGLVKVLDSSVGAEQFVVESLAKQYDLSNPSGFNTFVKVLKNWERIFSTNPKSIEKFYEHAAATAGVTKEELKNLLSSQSIQTPNQQQRYPQNQNVQLPKTPVKKVPTTEDYLVYMYFNYPELFKQIEFTPDLLEGKAREFFLIAKDLNVSLDSLSKYMGDFVKEVFDKIDFEVDDKVVEYIKKDLELRRIDKRIAEIDSLVLKATSEDEKRILLKARTELVRQKMRIKNQK; encoded by the coding sequence ATGATACCGAAGGATATAATCGAAAAAATTAGGGAGAAAAACGACATCGTCGAAGTCATCTCAGAATACGTCAACCTCCAAAAAGTCGGTTCCAACTACCGAGGTCTTTGCCCGTTTCACCTTGAGACCACACCTTCGTTCTACGTGAGCCCGCAGAAGGGCATATACCACTGTTTCGGTTGCGGAGCTTCCGGGGATGTTATCAAATTCGTCCAGGAAATAGAGAACATCTCGTACGTGGAAGCTGTAAGAAAACTTGGAGAGCGCGTCGGTATAGCCGTTTCTTACACACAAGAAGACGAAATCAGAAATAAATACTACACATTCTACAAAGAACTGCACCAGCTTTACAAATCAAAACTGAATCAAAGCACAGTTGCTTTTGAATATCTTAAAAAGCGTGGGTTTGATGCAAGGGAGATATCACTTTACGAATTCGGCTTCTCACCGTCTGATTCAAAACTCCCACAACAAGTTGCGCAAAAATTGAGGCTTAGTAAGGATGAAATTGAAAAATTCGGCTTTTCTAACACAGATCCGTTCGCTGGCAGGCTCATCATACCGATAACTGATGATTTTGGCAGGGTGATAGCGTTCGGTGGAAGGCTCATTGGCGAAGGTGTACCAAAATACCTCAACTCCCAAGATACACTGCTTTTCAAAAAATCCTCCACGTTCTACATGCTCAGCTTTGCCAAAGAGCATATAAAGGAAGTCGATTACGTTATCATCTGCGAAGGCTATTTCGATGCACTTGCGTTCCACAGAGCGGGTATAAAGAACGCGGTGGCAACACTCGGAACTGCCCTAACGAAACTTCACATATACAAACTCAAAAAACTCACAACGAATATCGTACTTGCATACGATTCAGACAGTGCAGGGATAAAGGCGGCCCTCAGAAGTTTGGAGATGCTCATCCCAGAAGGTTTCAACGTAGTCATCGCAAGCTTCGAAGAGGCAAAGGACGCAGATGAGACGTACTCGAAATTCGGAACCAAAGGGCTTGTTAAGGTCCTTGACAGTAGCGTTGGCGCAGAACAGTTCGTTGTTGAAAGCCTTGCCAAACAGTACGATTTATCGAACCCCAGCGGGTTCAACACATTTGTGAAAGTGCTGAAAAATTGGGAGCGCATCTTCTCCACGAACCCAAAAAGCATCGAAAAATTCTATGAGCACGCAGCCGCAACGGCAGGTGTAACAAAAGAAGAACTCAAAAACTTACTTTCTTCCCAGAGCATTCAAACACCAAACCAGCAGCAAAGATATCCGCAAAACCAAAACGTCCAACTTCCCAAAACGCCCGTGAAAAAAGTCCCAACAACCGAAGACTACCTTGTCTATATGTACTTCAACTACCCGGAACTTTTCAAGCAAATCGAATTCACACCCGATTTACTCGAGGGCAAGGCAAGGGAATTTTTCCTTATCGCAAAAGATTTGAACGTTTCGCTCGATTCGTTGTCTAAATATATGGGAGATTTCGTTAAAGAGGTTTTTGACAAAATCGATTTCGAAGTGGACGACAAAGTAGTGGAATACATAAAGAAAGACCTCGAACTCAGACGCATAGACAAGCGCATTGCAGAAATCGACTCCCTCGTTCTCAAAGCAACATCCGAAGATGAAAAACGCATACTTTTGAAAGCACGCACAGAATTGGTTCGCCAAAAGATGAGAATCAAAAATCAAAAATAA
- the rplU gene encoding 50S ribosomal protein L21: protein MYAIVESGGKQYKVEAGQLLHTEKLNVAPGETVELDKVVMVKTDDGKVLVGQPYLTNVKVTGTVVEHARARKVLVGQFIPRKGHKTIKGHRQWYTTIKIEKIEVK, encoded by the coding sequence GTGTACGCGATAGTGGAAAGCGGAGGAAAGCAGTACAAAGTCGAGGCAGGTCAGCTACTGCACACAGAAAAGCTCAACGTGGCCCCAGGCGAAACTGTAGAACTCGACAAGGTCGTCATGGTCAAAACCGACGACGGTAAGGTCCTCGTTGGACAACCATACCTCACAAACGTGAAGGTCACAGGTACAGTTGTTGAACACGCAAGGGCTAGAAAAGTCCTCGTTGGTCAATTCATCCCGAGAAAGGGCCACAAGACGATCAAAGGTCACAGGCAGTGGTACACCACTATCAAGATCGAAAAGATAGAAGTCAAGTAA
- a CDS encoding ribosomal-processing cysteine protease Prp, whose product MIVCKFTVRNGFYDSFTITGHALYAKKGKDIVCAAVSTVSQHTARALNINGAKVEIEEGYLNVTDIPKDEISQRFVEELKTTLEDIASQYPRYVRVEVNDDAH is encoded by the coding sequence ATGATAGTGTGCAAATTCACTGTAAGAAACGGATTCTACGATTCTTTCACAATCACAGGACACGCACTGTACGCAAAAAAGGGAAAAGATATAGTCTGTGCAGCGGTCAGTACGGTCTCTCAGCACACAGCAAGGGCTCTGAACATAAACGGTGCAAAAGTGGAAATAGAAGAAGGTTACCTGAACGTTACGGATATTCCTAAAGACGAAATCTCGCAAAGATTCGTTGAAGAACTGAAGACAACACTTGAAGATATCGCGAGTCAGTATCCAAGATACGTAAGAGTGGAGGTGAACGATGATGCGCATTAA